One genomic region from Stutzerimonas decontaminans encodes:
- the rsxG gene encoding electron transport complex subunit RsxG has protein sequence MMLPEISRSMLKNAAVLGLFAVVTVGAVTLLQQGTAERIQAAERAAQVRALGEILPTGSYDNHLLDNSVLIQDRLLGNKSPLPAYIAIKDGRPSAVILQAIAPDGYSGAIHLLVGIHADGRVAGVRVIGHRETPGLGDKIDLAKSPWIRSFEGKSLSNPENAGWAVKKDRGEFDQFAGATITPRAVVGAVHRALHYFDAHKAELLAVDGGPGAAAIDTLEGRSEPAAATVHSRAGSAATRDELHTTEPEAEPQGDQP, from the coding sequence ATGATGCTTCCGGAAATCAGTCGCTCGATGTTGAAGAACGCCGCGGTGCTGGGCCTGTTCGCAGTCGTCACGGTGGGCGCGGTGACACTGCTCCAGCAAGGCACTGCCGAACGTATCCAGGCCGCCGAACGAGCTGCACAGGTACGCGCACTAGGCGAAATCCTGCCTACAGGCAGCTATGACAATCACCTGCTCGATAACAGCGTGCTGATCCAGGATCGCTTGCTGGGCAACAAGAGCCCACTGCCTGCCTATATCGCCATCAAGGACGGCCGGCCGTCCGCCGTGATCCTCCAGGCCATCGCCCCGGATGGCTACAGCGGCGCCATCCATCTGCTGGTCGGCATTCACGCCGATGGTCGCGTAGCTGGCGTGCGGGTTATCGGCCACCGTGAAACCCCTGGCCTGGGCGACAAGATCGACCTCGCCAAGAGCCCATGGATTCGGAGCTTCGAAGGCAAGTCACTGAGCAATCCCGAGAACGCAGGCTGGGCGGTAAAGAAGGATCGCGGCGAATTCGACCAATTTGCCGGCGCCACCATCACACCTCGGGCAGTCGTCGGCGCCGTGCATCGCGCCCTGCACTACTTCGATGCGCACAAGGCCGAGCTGCTGGCAGTCGACGGCGGCCCAGGTGCAGCGGCGATCGACACTCTGGAAGGCCGCAGCGAGCCGGCCGCAGCGACTGTCCACTCCCGTGCTGGCAGCGCCGCTACCCGCGACGAGCTGCATACCACCGAGCCTGAAGCCGAGCCGCAAGGGGATCAGCCATGA
- a CDS encoding electron transport complex subunit E, whose amino-acid sequence MSTPSYRELTVNGLWKNNPALVQLLGLCPLLGVSNSAVNALGLGLATMLVLTCSNIGVSLVRGVVNTAVRLPAFVMIIAALTTCIELLMQAFTYELYQILGIFIPLITTNCVILGRADGFAAKHNPLIAGFDGLVMGIGFCLVLVVLGGLRELFGTGALFANMHLLFGPIANDWQITLFSDYKGFLLAILPPGAFIVLGLLIALKNRIDQQLAERALASQPAAPAASRRVRVTGVIE is encoded by the coding sequence ATGAGCACACCCAGCTACCGCGAACTGACCGTCAACGGCCTTTGGAAAAACAACCCGGCACTGGTGCAGCTGCTCGGTCTCTGTCCGCTGCTCGGCGTCAGCAACTCGGCGGTCAACGCCCTCGGCCTCGGCCTGGCAACCATGCTGGTACTGACTTGCTCGAACATCGGTGTGTCGCTGGTGCGCGGCGTGGTCAACACCGCGGTGCGCCTGCCGGCATTTGTGATGATCATCGCCGCGCTGACCACCTGCATCGAGCTGCTGATGCAGGCCTTCACCTACGAGCTGTACCAGATCCTCGGCATCTTCATCCCGCTGATCACCACCAACTGCGTGATCCTCGGCCGCGCCGACGGCTTCGCGGCCAAGCACAATCCGCTGATCGCCGGCTTCGATGGCCTGGTCATGGGCATCGGCTTCTGCCTGGTGTTGGTGGTGCTCGGTGGCCTGCGCGAACTGTTCGGCACCGGTGCGCTGTTCGCCAACATGCATCTGCTGTTCGGCCCCATCGCCAATGACTGGCAGATCACCCTGTTCAGCGACTACAAGGGCTTCCTGCTGGCGATCCTGCCGCCAGGCGCGTTTATCGTGCTCGGCCTGCTGATCGCCCTGAAGAACCGTATCGACCAGCAGCTCGCCGAGCGCGCCCTCGCGTCGCAACCAGCCGCGCCGGCGGCGAGCCGGCGCGTACGCGTAACCGGCGTGATCGAGTGA
- a CDS encoding ABC transporter substrate-binding protein, translating to MNRITLLALGLGFCLTAQAADPITLGLNYPRTGSYKEEGLAQMRGALMAIDEINQAGGVLGRPLQLISRNTASRPDKAVANVDKMADEGVAMLFGGVSSAVAIAASKRAKERGLLYFGTLTYSNDTTGKDGHRYMFRECNNAWMSARVLGQYLNENMPGKTYFYITSDYTWGHTSESSLRQATGTVDQNKHQGVKTAFPGARLSDYRAALEKASNSDAEVLVLVLFGEDMVRAMRIADELGLNKKMQIAIPNLTLSMVELAGPDIMRGVLGTEPWTWRVPELEGSERGKGFVRNFGERYQTHPSSSAASAYSIVYQWADAATRAKSIGSEQVIAALENHSYSLLKGQQQWRGFDHQNVQTVYAVRVKPREEVLKDRFKQDYFEIVHRLSGEQAAPTLTEWQEERRAGGQPTRLQ from the coding sequence ATGAACCGGATTACCCTTTTGGCGCTAGGGCTGGGGTTCTGTCTTACGGCTCAGGCTGCCGACCCCATCACGCTCGGCCTCAACTACCCCCGTACTGGCAGCTACAAGGAAGAGGGTCTGGCGCAGATGCGCGGTGCCTTGATGGCCATAGACGAGATCAACCAAGCTGGCGGCGTACTCGGTCGCCCCTTGCAGTTGATCAGCCGTAACACCGCCTCGCGCCCAGACAAGGCCGTCGCGAATGTCGACAAGATGGCTGACGAGGGTGTCGCCATGCTCTTTGGCGGCGTTTCCAGTGCGGTGGCGATCGCCGCCAGCAAGCGGGCCAAGGAACGCGGGCTGCTCTATTTCGGTACGCTGACCTATTCCAACGACACCACAGGCAAGGATGGCCACCGTTACATGTTCCGCGAGTGCAACAACGCCTGGATGAGCGCTCGGGTGTTGGGGCAGTACCTTAACGAGAACATGCCAGGCAAGACTTACTTCTACATCACCTCGGATTACACCTGGGGCCATACCAGCGAGAGCTCGCTACGCCAGGCGACCGGCACCGTCGACCAAAACAAACATCAGGGCGTCAAGACCGCTTTCCCTGGTGCACGTCTTTCCGACTACCGTGCGGCTCTGGAAAAAGCCTCCAATAGCGATGCTGAGGTATTGGTGCTCGTACTGTTCGGCGAAGACATGGTGCGCGCCATGCGCATTGCCGATGAACTGGGCCTGAACAAGAAGATGCAGATCGCCATCCCCAATTTGACGCTTTCCATGGTCGAGCTGGCGGGCCCCGACATCATGCGTGGCGTGCTTGGCACCGAACCCTGGACCTGGCGGGTCCCTGAACTGGAAGGTTCTGAGCGTGGCAAGGGGTTCGTGCGCAACTTCGGCGAACGCTATCAGACCCACCCTTCCAGCTCCGCAGCATCGGCGTACAGCATCGTCTATCAATGGGCAGATGCCGCCACCCGCGCCAAGAGCATCGGCAGCGAGCAGGTCATCGCCGCGCTGGAAAACCACAGCTACAGCCTGCTCAAGGGCCAGCAGCAGTGGCGCGGGTTCGACCACCAGAATGTGCAGACCGTCTATGCCGTTCGTGTGAAACCGCGCGAGGAAGTGCTCAAGGACCGCTTCAAACAGGACTACTTCGAAATCGTCCATCGGCTGTCGGGCGAACAAGCCGCTCCTACGTTGACCGAATGGCAGGAAGAGCGCCGCGCGGGCGGGCAGCCGACTAGGCTACAGTGA
- a CDS encoding enoyl-CoA hydratase/isomerase family protein, giving the protein MKVTFEERSSLHGSRIAIATLDAAQQLNALSLPMIEALLDRFTRWASDPGVVCVLLRGNGAKAFCAGGDVRRLAEACQTAPGAVPALAERLFADEYRLVRLVHHYPKPLLCWGHGYVMGSGMGLLQGATIRIVTPESQLAMPEVAIGLHTDVGASWFLPRLPGKLGLFLGLTGTSLNARDALDTGLADRCLMSEQQPELIEGLVQINWREQAAFQLHSLLRALARQAAEQLSEARLLPRREQIDELLDVTELPHAWQALAALEEDENEMLAQASRSLRHGCPLSAHLIWRQLDRGHKQSLGQALQVEYALSLNCCRHPEFAEGVRARLIDKDNQPNWHWPDVHSIPSAVIDAHFEPTWTGAHPLIDLS; this is encoded by the coding sequence ATGAAGGTGACTTTCGAAGAACGCTCTTCACTGCATGGCTCGCGGATCGCCATTGCCACTCTGGATGCCGCGCAGCAACTCAATGCTCTAAGCCTGCCGATGATCGAAGCACTGCTCGATCGATTCACTCGCTGGGCCAGCGACCCGGGTGTCGTCTGTGTGCTGCTGCGAGGCAATGGCGCCAAGGCCTTTTGCGCAGGCGGCGACGTTCGCCGCCTGGCCGAGGCCTGCCAAACGGCACCTGGCGCAGTACCAGCCCTGGCCGAACGCCTCTTCGCTGATGAGTATCGTCTAGTCAGGCTGGTGCACCACTATCCCAAGCCACTGCTCTGCTGGGGCCACGGCTATGTGATGGGCAGTGGCATGGGCCTGCTGCAGGGAGCAACGATCCGTATCGTCACCCCGGAAAGCCAGCTGGCGATGCCAGAAGTCGCCATTGGTTTGCATACCGATGTCGGAGCCAGTTGGTTCCTACCACGCCTGCCGGGCAAGCTAGGGCTGTTTCTCGGCCTTACTGGCACCAGCCTCAATGCCCGCGATGCCTTGGATACCGGACTTGCAGATCGCTGCCTGATGAGCGAGCAACAACCTGAGCTGATCGAAGGACTGGTACAGATCAATTGGCGGGAACAGGCAGCCTTTCAGTTGCACAGCCTGTTGCGCGCTCTGGCCAGGCAAGCTGCCGAACAGCTGTCCGAAGCACGGCTGCTGCCGCGACGCGAGCAAATAGACGAACTACTGGATGTGACCGAGCTGCCCCATGCCTGGCAAGCACTGGCGGCCCTGGAAGAGGATGAGAACGAAATGCTAGCCCAAGCCTCTCGCAGCCTTCGCCATGGGTGCCCGCTGAGCGCCCATTTGATCTGGCGACAGCTGGATCGTGGCCACAAGCAATCGCTGGGGCAGGCACTGCAGGTGGAATATGCGCTGAGCCTGAACTGCTGTCGCCATCCCGAGTTCGCCGAAGGGGTTCGCGCCCGCTTGATCGATAAAGACAACCAACCGAACTGGCACTGGCCGGACGTTCACAGCATTCCGTCAGCAGTCATCGACGCGCACTTCGAGCCGACATGGACCGGCGCGCACCCGCTGATCGATCTGTCGTGA
- the rsxB gene encoding electron transport complex subunit RsxB: MSAVLIAVLALLALCLLGGAILGFAAVRFRVEGDPIAEQINALLPQTQCGQCGYPGCKPYAEAIAGGDKINKCPPGGEATIQALADLLDVEAEPLDAEGGEKPQMVAYIREAECIGCTKCIQACPVDAIVGAARQMHTVIISECTGCDLCVEPCPVDCIDMIEVGSNLQSWKWNRPLAPGQLIATDREQAA, from the coding sequence ATGAGCGCGGTCCTCATCGCAGTCCTCGCCCTGCTTGCCCTGTGCCTGCTTGGCGGCGCCATTCTCGGCTTCGCCGCGGTGCGCTTTCGTGTCGAAGGTGACCCGATCGCCGAGCAGATCAACGCCCTGCTCCCACAGACTCAGTGCGGCCAGTGCGGCTATCCGGGCTGCAAACCCTACGCCGAAGCCATCGCCGGCGGCGACAAGATCAACAAATGCCCTCCAGGCGGCGAAGCGACCATCCAGGCGCTGGCTGACCTGCTCGACGTCGAGGCGGAACCGCTGGACGCCGAAGGTGGCGAGAAGCCGCAGATGGTCGCCTACATCCGCGAAGCCGAATGCATCGGCTGCACCAAGTGCATCCAGGCTTGCCCGGTGGACGCCATTGTCGGCGCCGCGCGACAGATGCATACCGTGATCATTTCCGAATGCACCGGCTGCGATCTGTGTGTCGAACCCTGCCCGGTGGACTGCATCGACATGATCGAAGTCGGCAGCAACCTGCAGAGCTGGAAATGGAACCGGCCGCTGGCGCCCGGCCAGCTGATTGCAACTGATCGGGAGCAGGCGGCATGA
- the rsxA gene encoding electron transport complex subunit RsxA, whose product MTELALIMVSAILVNNFVLVQFLGLCPFMGVSKKIETAIGLSLATTFVLTLAAMCSYLVQQYVLKPLDLEFLRTISFILVIAVTVQFTEMVVNKTSPLLYRVLGIFLPLITTNCIVLGVALLNANKAEFTFLTATVNGFAAGLGFSLVLVLFAAMRERIAIADVPKSFQGAAIGMVTAGLMSLAFMGFTGLIKL is encoded by the coding sequence ATGACCGAACTCGCCCTGATCATGGTTAGCGCCATCCTGGTCAACAACTTCGTACTGGTGCAGTTTCTCGGCCTGTGCCCGTTCATGGGTGTTTCGAAGAAGATCGAAACCGCCATCGGCCTGTCGCTGGCCACCACCTTCGTCCTGACGCTCGCCGCCATGTGCAGCTACCTCGTCCAGCAGTACGTGCTCAAGCCGCTGGATCTGGAGTTTCTGCGCACCATCAGCTTCATTCTGGTGATCGCCGTGACCGTACAGTTCACCGAGATGGTGGTGAACAAGACCAGTCCGCTGCTGTACCGCGTACTCGGCATCTTCCTGCCGCTGATTACTACCAACTGCATCGTGCTCGGCGTAGCTCTGCTCAACGCTAACAAGGCCGAGTTCACCTTTCTCACCGCTACCGTTAATGGCTTCGCTGCGGGTCTGGGCTTCTCGCTGGTGCTGGTACTGTTTGCCGCCATGCGAGAGCGCATCGCCATCGCCGACGTGCCCAAGTCATTTCAGGGGGCGGCGATCGGCATGGTCACCGCCGGCCTGATGTCGCTGGCATTCATGGGCTTCACCGGGCTGATCAAGCTATGA
- the rsxC gene encoding electron transport complex subunit RsxC, protein MTSLKIWDIHGGIHPPEHKDLSNRTPIQPAPLPRRLVLPLAQHLGAPAEPCVTLGEHVLKGQQIAVASGFVSAPLHAPTSGVVSFIGPQPYPHVSGMLANAIVIDSDGEDKWIDLPPQPDYRELERPALLELIRQAGISGLGGAGFPTAVKLSPPPTQTIRTLIINGTECEPYITADDLLMREKATELVAGIEILAHLIQPQEVLIGIEDNKPEAIAAVRAAIGERPFGLKVFPTKYPSGGEKQLIQILTGEEVPSGGLPADIGMLCQNVGTCVAIHDAVLLGKPLISRITTLTGQALARPMNVEVLIGTPVDELLAFAGLEQDRLNRLIMGGPMMGFTLPSLEVPVVKTTNCLLASTLEELPPPPPALPCIRCGECAEACPVSLLPQQLHFFALGQEHEQLKAHHLFDCIECGACAYVCPSNIPLVQYYRAAKGEIRELEQKQQKAEHSKQRFELRQERLRRAEEQKEAERKARAERAARAKAEQSESVPAASETTAATPSAAPKSGLSETQKKLKIEASMARVALKKAEKQLAAHDTAELQAQVADLRKAAEAAQQALDAAMQESASPGPTAKPANEEALKKAKIEAAMLKAQVRKLEKIEAPDDDHQAELARLRQQLHEAEQALAAAQSAAPAPAAKPADDEALKKAKIEAAMLKAQIRKLEKIEAPDDDQQAELARLRQQLHEAEQALATAQSAAPAPAAKPADDEALKKAKIEAAMLKAQIRKLEKVESPDDDQQAELARLRQQLHEAEQALSAAQSAAPAPVVAKPADDDALKKAKIELAMKRAELRKAEKSGAEEAELSRLRDALGTAEQALHAAEDSSQKPAPELIRTSKPGVDDRQRALKTELAFARADLRKLERDENAEPSAVEAARVRLSEAERQLADYQSS, encoded by the coding sequence ATGACCTCGTTGAAGATCTGGGACATCCACGGAGGCATTCATCCGCCGGAACACAAGGATCTGTCCAACCGCACCCCGATCCAGCCGGCCCCGCTGCCCAGGCGCCTGGTCCTGCCACTGGCGCAGCATCTCGGCGCTCCGGCCGAGCCCTGCGTCACCCTCGGCGAACACGTACTCAAAGGTCAACAGATCGCCGTCGCCAGCGGGTTCGTCAGCGCCCCGCTGCATGCTCCGACCTCTGGCGTGGTCAGCTTCATCGGCCCGCAGCCCTACCCGCATGTGTCTGGCATGCTTGCGAACGCGATCGTCATCGACAGCGATGGCGAGGACAAATGGATCGATCTGCCTCCGCAGCCGGATTACCGCGAACTCGAGCGCCCCGCCCTGCTCGAACTGATTCGCCAAGCCGGCATCAGCGGCCTCGGCGGCGCCGGCTTCCCCACAGCCGTGAAACTCAGCCCGCCGCCGACCCAAACGATCCGCACGCTGATCATCAACGGCACCGAGTGCGAGCCCTATATCACCGCTGACGACCTGCTGATGCGTGAGAAGGCGACCGAGCTGGTCGCGGGGATCGAGATCCTTGCGCACCTGATCCAGCCGCAGGAAGTGCTGATCGGCATCGAAGACAACAAACCCGAAGCGATTGCGGCTGTGCGAGCGGCCATCGGTGAGCGGCCGTTCGGGCTGAAAGTATTCCCGACCAAGTATCCGTCCGGCGGCGAAAAGCAGCTGATCCAGATCCTCACCGGTGAAGAGGTGCCCAGTGGGGGTCTGCCGGCGGACATCGGCATGCTCTGCCAGAACGTCGGCACCTGCGTCGCCATCCATGACGCCGTACTGCTCGGCAAACCACTCATCTCACGCATCACTACCCTTACCGGCCAAGCGCTGGCGCGGCCGATGAACGTCGAGGTGCTGATCGGCACCCCCGTGGATGAGCTACTGGCCTTCGCTGGTCTCGAGCAGGACAGGCTCAATCGCCTGATCATGGGCGGCCCGATGATGGGCTTCACCCTGCCATCTCTCGAGGTGCCGGTGGTCAAGACCACCAACTGTCTGCTCGCCAGCACCCTGGAAGAATTGCCACCGCCACCGCCGGCGCTGCCCTGCATCCGCTGCGGTGAATGCGCCGAGGCCTGCCCGGTCAGCCTGCTGCCGCAGCAGCTGCATTTCTTTGCCCTCGGCCAGGAGCACGAACAGCTAAAGGCCCATCACCTGTTCGACTGCATCGAGTGTGGCGCCTGCGCCTACGTCTGTCCCTCCAACATCCCGCTGGTGCAGTACTACCGTGCCGCCAAGGGTGAGATTCGCGAGCTGGAGCAGAAGCAGCAGAAAGCCGAGCACTCCAAACAGCGTTTCGAGCTGCGCCAGGAACGCCTGCGCCGGGCCGAAGAGCAGAAGGAAGCCGAGCGCAAGGCGCGTGCCGAACGTGCTGCACGAGCCAAGGCAGAGCAAAGCGAGAGCGTACCGGCAGCGTCCGAAACCACTGCGGCGACGCCGAGCGCCGCGCCCAAGTCAGGGCTCTCGGAAACCCAGAAGAAGCTGAAGATCGAAGCCAGCATGGCCCGGGTCGCCCTGAAGAAGGCCGAAAAGCAGCTTGCCGCACATGACACGGCCGAACTGCAAGCCCAGGTCGCCGATCTGCGCAAAGCCGCCGAAGCAGCGCAGCAGGCCCTCGATGCCGCCATGCAGGAAAGCGCCAGCCCTGGACCCACCGCCAAGCCGGCCAACGAGGAGGCGCTGAAAAAAGCCAAGATCGAAGCCGCCATGCTCAAGGCGCAGGTCCGCAAGCTGGAGAAGATCGAAGCACCAGACGACGACCACCAGGCCGAACTCGCCCGCCTGCGCCAGCAACTGCACGAAGCCGAGCAGGCCCTGGCCGCCGCGCAGAGTGCTGCGCCCGCTCCCGCCGCCAAACCTGCCGATGACGAGGCGCTGAAGAAGGCCAAGATCGAAGCCGCCATGCTCAAGGCGCAGATCCGCAAGCTGGAGAAGATCGAAGCACCAGACGACGACCAGCAGGCCGAGCTTGCCCGCCTGCGCCAGCAACTGCACGAAGCCGAGCAGGCCCTGGCCACCGCGCAGAGTGCTGCGCCAGCTCCCGCCGCCAAGCCTGCCGATGACGAGGCGCTGAAGAAGGCCAAGATCGAAGCCGCCATGCTCAAGGCGCAGATCCGCAAGCTGGAGAAGGTCGAGTCGCCGGACGACGACCAGCAGGCCGAGCTTGCCCGCCTGCGCCAGCAACTTCACGAAGCCGAGCAGGCGTTGAGCGCCGCCCAAAGCGCAGCGCCCGCCCCCGTCGTCGCCAAACCTGCCGATGACGATGCCCTGAAGAAAGCCAAGATTGAACTGGCGATGAAACGCGCCGAACTCAGGAAAGCCGAGAAGTCCGGCGCCGAGGAAGCCGAGCTAAGCCGCCTGCGCGATGCCTTGGGTACAGCGGAACAGGCGTTGCATGCCGCAGAGGACTCGTCGCAAAAGCCTGCACCGGAACTTATACGGACCAGCAAACCAGGCGTCGATGATCGCCAGCGCGCGCTCAAGACCGAGCTCGCCTTTGCCCGAGCCGACCTGCGCAAGCTTGAGCGTGACGAAAACGCCGAGCCTTCTGCGGTCGAAGCCGCCCGAGTCCGACTGAGTGAAGCGGAACGTCAACTGGCGGACTACCAGAGCTCATGA
- a CDS encoding enoyl-CoA hydratase — protein sequence MSTAVEPYQAGVFDLTHKLTVEKHGHTALITINHPPANTWDRESLIGLKQIIEHLNHDDEIYALVICGQGEKFFSAGADLKLFADGDRGRAREMARRFGEAFEALRDFRGVSIAAINGFALGGGLECALACDLRIAEQQAQMGLPEASVGLLPCAGGTQALAWLVGEGWAKRMILCGERITAETALRIGLVEQVVESGQARGHALLLASRVARQSPVAVRAIKPLIDGARKRLPNTFGAAEREAFVELFESEDTLEGVNAFLEKRDPRWRNR from the coding sequence ATGAGCACTGCAGTAGAGCCCTACCAAGCCGGCGTCTTCGACCTGACCCACAAGCTGACCGTGGAAAAGCACGGTCACACCGCCCTCATCACCATTAATCATCCGCCCGCCAATACCTGGGATCGAGAGTCGCTTATCGGTCTCAAACAGATCATCGAGCACCTTAACCACGATGATGAAATCTATGCGCTGGTGATCTGCGGCCAGGGCGAGAAATTCTTCAGCGCCGGCGCCGACCTGAAGCTGTTCGCCGATGGCGACCGTGGTCGCGCCCGCGAGATGGCCCGCCGCTTCGGCGAAGCCTTCGAGGCACTGCGCGATTTTCGTGGCGTATCCATTGCAGCGATCAACGGTTTCGCTTTGGGTGGCGGCCTTGAATGCGCACTGGCCTGCGACCTGCGCATCGCCGAGCAGCAAGCACAAATGGGGCTGCCTGAAGCGTCGGTCGGCCTGCTGCCTTGCGCCGGAGGCACTCAGGCGCTGGCCTGGCTGGTCGGCGAAGGCTGGGCCAAACGCATGATTCTCTGCGGTGAACGCATCACGGCAGAAACCGCGCTGCGCATCGGCCTGGTAGAACAGGTGGTCGAGTCTGGGCAGGCGCGCGGTCACGCGCTATTGCTTGCATCCCGAGTTGCACGACAAAGCCCAGTAGCGGTGAGAGCAATCAAGCCATTGATTGATGGCGCTCGCAAGCGCCTGCCCAATACCTTCGGTGCAGCAGAGCGCGAAGCCTTCGTTGAGCTTTTCGAGTCCGAAGACACCCTCGAGGGCGTCAATGCCTTTCTGGAGAAACGGGACCCTCGCTGGCGCAACCGATGA
- a CDS encoding PA3496 family putative envelope integrity protein — translation MAEKEDIQIEDDFIAEDDDESSEAPVEVAKTNLTKRRIIDNLLEERRLQKQLNDFDFDL, via the coding sequence GTGGCCGAGAAAGAAGACATTCAGATCGAAGACGATTTCATCGCCGAAGATGACGACGAAAGTAGCGAAGCACCTGTCGAGGTCGCCAAGACCAATCTGACCAAGCGCCGGATCATCGACAACCTGCTCGAGGAACGCCGCCTGCAAAAGCAGTTGAACGACTTCGACTTCGACCTATAA
- a CDS encoding RnfABCDGE type electron transport complex subunit D has translation MALPRITSPHAKGPSRTQRVMLLVLAATLPGVVALTWLYGAGTLINLAWACLAALGFEAAILKLRQRPVGFFLRDGSVLVTAVLLALALPPYSPWWLTLIATGCAVVFGKQLYGGLGQNPFNPAMIGYVVVLISFPVEMTTWPVPHSVGLGAGLQHILGIASLPDGWTQATALDVLKVNKSLTIDELWSNPAFGHFGGIGSEVVNMAFLAGGLFLLHKRLFSWHAPVGMLAALVLMSLVFWNGSGSDSNGSPLFHLLSGATMLGAFFIVTDPVSSATSPRGRLIFGAGVGILVYVIRAWGGYPDGVAFGVLLMNLAAPTIDYYTRPRTYGHRKAERGFKLGE, from the coding sequence ATGGCCCTGCCCCGTATCACTTCGCCCCATGCCAAGGGCCCCAGCCGTACCCAGCGTGTCATGCTGCTAGTGCTCGCAGCCACGCTACCCGGTGTGGTCGCCCTGACCTGGCTCTACGGCGCTGGCACGCTTATCAATCTGGCCTGGGCCTGCTTGGCCGCACTCGGCTTCGAAGCAGCGATTCTGAAGCTGCGCCAGCGCCCCGTGGGCTTCTTTCTGCGCGACGGTAGCGTGCTGGTGACCGCGGTGTTACTGGCGCTCGCGTTGCCACCCTATTCGCCCTGGTGGTTGACGCTGATTGCCACTGGCTGCGCTGTCGTCTTCGGCAAGCAGCTGTACGGCGGTCTCGGCCAGAACCCCTTCAATCCGGCGATGATCGGCTACGTGGTAGTGCTGATTTCCTTCCCGGTCGAAATGACCACCTGGCCAGTGCCGCACAGCGTCGGGCTGGGTGCCGGCTTGCAGCATATCCTTGGCATCGCCTCGTTGCCCGACGGCTGGACCCAGGCCACCGCCCTGGACGTATTGAAGGTGAACAAAAGCCTGACCATCGACGAACTGTGGAGCAACCCGGCGTTCGGCCACTTCGGTGGCATCGGCTCGGAAGTGGTGAATATGGCCTTCCTGGCAGGCGGCCTGTTCCTGTTGCATAAGCGGCTGTTCAGCTGGCACGCACCGGTCGGCATGCTTGCCGCGCTGGTGCTGATGAGCCTGGTGTTCTGGAATGGCTCGGGCTCCGATAGCAACGGCTCGCCGCTGTTCCATCTGCTCAGCGGCGCCACCATGCTCGGTGCGTTCTTCATCGTTACCGATCCGGTCAGCAGCGCCACTAGCCCACGCGGGCGCCTTATCTTCGGTGCCGGTGTCGGCATTCTGGTCTATGTCATTCGCGCCTGGGGAGGCTACCCGGACGGCGTGGCCTTCGGCGTCCTGCTGATGAACCTGGCTGCCCCCACCATCGACTACTACACTCGTCCGCGCACCTACGGCCACCGCAAGGCCGAGCGCGGCTTCAAGCTGGGCGAATGA
- the nth gene encoding endonuclease III encodes MNAEKRREIFRRLHEDNPEPKTELAYSTPFELLIAVILSAQATDVGVNKATAKLYPVANTPEAIYALGYDGLCEYIRTIGLYPSKAKNVIETCRILIEKHGGQVPDNREDLEALPGVGRKTANVVLNTAFRQFTMAVDTHIFRVSNRTGIAPGKNVLEVERKLIRFVPKEYLLDAHHWLILHGRYVCKARKPQCGSCRIEDLCEYKHKTSDD; translated from the coding sequence ATGAATGCCGAAAAACGCCGGGAGATCTTCCGCCGCCTGCATGAAGACAACCCTGAGCCGAAGACCGAGCTGGCCTACAGCACGCCCTTCGAATTACTCATCGCGGTGATCCTCTCAGCGCAGGCCACCGATGTCGGAGTAAACAAGGCCACCGCCAAACTCTACCCGGTGGCCAACACCCCAGAGGCGATCTATGCGCTCGGCTACGACGGGCTGTGCGAATACATCCGCACTATTGGCCTGTATCCGAGCAAGGCCAAGAACGTCATCGAAACCTGCCGCATTCTTATCGAGAAGCATGGCGGCCAGGTGCCGGACAATCGTGAGGATCTGGAAGCGCTTCCCGGAGTGGGCCGCAAGACCGCCAACGTGGTGCTGAACACAGCGTTCCGTCAGTTCACCATGGCCGTGGACACCCACATCTTCCGCGTCAGCAACCGCACAGGCATCGCACCTGGCAAGAATGTTCTGGAAGTCGAGCGCAAGCTGATCCGCTTCGTGCCTAAGGAATATCTGCTCGACGCGCACCACTGGTTGATCCTGCATGGGCGTTATGTCTGCAAGGCGCGCAAGCCGCAATGTGGCAGCTGCCGGATCGAGGACCTGTGCGAATACAAGCACAAGACTTCCGACGATTGA